TACACTTGATCAAAGTGAGTTATGAAGCCAAAGTGAGGATGATAGGTATGTAGCTAAATCAATTTTCGCATTTCATCTTGGAACTTTTTCACTAGTAGAGAAACTCATCGTGCAAAGGTAGTGCTAGCAAATTTACATAAATGTCTCGCTAACTAGTCTACCTACCATGCctattatatgtgttttttaTAATTGCATTTTATAATCGTGGAAAGTGGATGTATGGAGTTAAGTCCACCTATTTCCACCAAGTAATCatgtaaaatttgatgaatttgcctATTTTCCCGGTTCTCTTCATTTCCGATGCCAATGTGGATCGATGCATTGCTTAATTATCATGGGTGGGCCATTGCCCTTACCTCTCTCTCTGCGCACGCTTGTGTATTAGAATGTGACCTCACCGTGAGGTCACGAGCTCAAGGCCAACTCTTAATGTCGTGCTTAAACGAGAGCCCACGGTCAGTTGGAGATCGAGCTTGATCAAATCCAAAGGCAAGGAGAGGGAGGCAACCTTATCACAAGATCATGGAGTCAAAGGCTAACTCTCGATGTTGTTGTTGAGAGTGACCTCACTATCAATCGAAAGCCATGCTTGATCGAATTTGGGTGATGTTGCCGATGAAATTATGTTGTTGTCATGTTTGCAACACCAACAGCCACCGTGTGAGACCCCCTACCTCCTCTCCaaacctccttttcttttttcttttttctttgttatggCATCAAATTacagactttttcttttttctttttttttggtcgatagaGATAGAGAGTTAACAAAGACATAAATGGGACATgataaaaaaggaaacatgGATACATATTTGTTGCACTTGTCGGTGTGCTTACTACAATGTCTAATTATCTTCATCAAGTCTTCCCACTCAaccaaccctctctctttcttcaccatTAGCCACCGTCTTTGGCCGTTGCGGCCACCTATCATCACGGTCGCCTCCTTCACATCTCACTACTTTCTCCTTCGTGTCATCCACGACCATCTTTGCTTTCTCTATTTCCTGACCCAAAACACTCTCTCCTTCACTGTCTCTTCTCTCACCGCCAAATTTCTAAGGTCTCCAAACCGCCATTGATGACCTGATTTAGCCATTATGGTCTTTAAGATCTCATGCAAATCTCAATGGACAGGCTAGATGTAGGAGGCATCCCCAAACCTTGAGATGGCCTTTTGATCTCATCATCGTTGACAACTTGATTGTAGATGACGAGAGGAGCTCGACGTGAGGTCTTGAGACCCACCAAAGGCATAAACTTGACATTTGGGCAAGCTTGGCTGCCCTCAAatgagaaagggagaaagagcTATGCGAAAGCAGGGACAAGAACCGACATTGAAGTGATATGAGAGAGAGGGTGAACGGAGCATGACACGATCCCTTGTCAACACCAACAGTAAATGGTGGAGTGAAGAAGGTCATGATTTATATTGGCAGTGGAGGCACGTTAGTGACACGAGTTGCGTGTGGTTGTAGGGCTCGGTAGGGGCGGAGATAGActagagggagagaaaagattGGCATTGGGATTTTGAGGAGTGATTGGGGAAGGTGTACAATTAACAAGAGAGACTCATGTCTTGATCTGGCATTGGAGACAACAGATAAGTAAACCAATGGTACAACGGATCCGCATCCAATGACATAGATGTGGTGCAAAATACATAACACCACGGTATAGTGACGAAAACACTAAGCAAACAAAACTGATTCACGATATGGATGGAATAGGCTATATTAGGGCAAGTGCCCATGAAATATATACCAAACTGCAGGTCAACTATCAATAGTGTAACAACGCGCAATATAATGCCATCAAGCAGCTCAAGTTTGGCATTAGGATCAAAATCAGGGGCACGCTGAAAACATCATGAATTGAGATCATAACAGGAACAATCTAATGCTAATATCAAGTCACAATGTAAGAGACTATTGACTTTGTGTATTGCTCAATTGGACAATGTATTACACTAGAGGGATATTTGTATCCAGGATAATATACACAAGGAAGTAATCTATTATGGGTGTTTAACTCCAAACCATCCCTTCTCGTGATATCATAAAGCGTAAAAGTTGAAAGAACACTTTGTTCTCTCATGCATCCTTTCATTACAAAAGCAGATAATTAGTTGATGATCAAGAACACTTAAATCTACAAAAGCCATTTCAAACATTTGCAAAATATTGCTAATTTGCTAGTAATAATATGCTTAAGATGCTCTTATGAGCAACATGTTATACATCCATATTTTTCTAAACTTAGCTCATGAATCATATCAAGCTAGTcgtttttattttccctttattttttatgtcacgCCCATGACGCATATAACAATAGGCCATAGGTAAGCTTGTCACTCTAAAAGCCTTTCCTAGTATGGAAGTTCTCCTTCATAGTTGCCTGGAGGATCGTAGTTGCACACAACGTACCACCACCCATTGTTACACTGAACCTTAGCACACCCGACTCGAACTGAGTCACACCAAACCATTTGAGTGTAGTGCAAGCAATCGCACCCGCTTGCGTAGGTGTTGGTGTTGTAATTGTAGTTTTGCTTCTCTGTGACCCACAAACTGACGGCGTAGGTGCCAGTGAACGTGCCAGTGCCCTTGGCAAGGTTCTCGCCATAAGGTCCATTGGAGTGCATGAGGCCGCAGTCGCTGACTCGTTGGTTCGCATAGCTTTGGGCATAGGCAGCAAGCGTGTTGTCCCATGTCATGTTCGCCATGCCAACTTGCTGTCGAGCAGCATTGTGAGAGTTGAGATAGTCTTGGGGTGTGTTTTGGGCATGAGTCGGttgaaagagagaaatagagacaAGAGAGATGATGATGGTTAGAGAATTCATGATGCTCAAGGAATTAGCTGATGTTGGTTCAAGGTGATATTTTTGGTGATCAGTTATGCTATTTATAGAGAAATATTTTCGGGGTTTCAACTTACCATGTGCAATGAACTTATCAGGGAACATCTCCTTTGGACAGCACAACCTTGCATTCAAATCTAGTTTGATCTGAAATGATAAACTAGTAACTAGTGCATGAGGAAGTAGTTTTGCATGTTCTTCCTTTCCTCAAATGGAAGTGAAGTAAAAGGCTTAAGTGAAGTTTGAAATTTCAGCAAATTGGATACATTATAATAAGAAGAATGTTAGACTTTATGTGGAGTAATGCTAAAGACATTGAGAATGGTGCATGAGATTAAATTATTAGGGGACATAAATAAAGTTTATCCGGTCGAAATGATCCAACAAGTCTTATCCAAGCCTCCAATAGGGAATGTAGATAATTTCTCCCAATTTATTTACAATACCAGTCATCGCCACTGACCATCCTCCGATGCCGCCCGTAAAGCCATTCAAAAGCCACCACCAACTTGTCATCATATCCATCGTCGTTGTTCTAAGATCCACCATCCATCTTCAACCAGACTATTTGTCTCTAGCATCCCCCACCTCATAACAGTACATTACTACCCGCGCCCATGAGAGAAGTACGTCAAATGTATAAAAAGTTATGTACAACACTCATTTAGTATTAAAAGTTTTTgccggatcacttaaatgcctctgatgagaaattttggccaaaatatatacgtgacaatttataattaaaattttaatatgagttgacttaaaaataaaaataaaaacgttcTCTATGGAATTTCCATACGTACATTTCTCCGCCCCTCTCTCCacatcatttctttctttttttctgtctttgttctcttttctcccttatgCACCCTCACTGCTTCACACTGTACATGGACTCCTCAGCTACAACTTCATCAACGCTCACCCATCACCAGCCAGACCTACGAGCTTCGTCACAACCTCAACAAACAACACCATGAATCGATGAACGACACCTGTGACGGGTTGGAGAGAAGGGGCGAGGAACGACATGGTTCAGATCTGTAAGAAGAGTGTTATtcagtcaagattgcttggttTCATCAAATTAGAAAGCCACAAAGCACGTCCCGCAATCAATGAACGCCGAGGTTGGACGGGAAACCAAGAACAAGCACGCGAACCTCACCCAaacatttcatcgaacacctAAGGTACAACAACCGGAAAGCATTCGGGCCGCAAATTCAGACCACAACTAACCATAACCAGAAAAAAAACACTAGGACATAGAGAAAGGAATGAGCAGGCCCAAAACGCATGCAGACCGGGGCCGGTGAGCCTCATTCCGTTGATTCGACAAGACAGGGGAAAACAAGCTTGGGCGTAACTTGTGAAAGGAAAGTTGCCGGATGCGATTGTTAGGTAGATCGGAACAAAACAGCTCCAGAAACCGCCTCGAGGGACTTGGCCGGTGAAGAAGGCAACACCAACTGCGATTCGAACTCGCCGGGAATGGATCCGACTGAGCCTCCGGTTTGCAGCTTTTCAACGGATCGACTCTGTTAATGGCGGATTTTGAGGCGGTTTTGATGAATTGCCCAGACAAGAAACCAGAGAGAAATTCCCTGCTGCATTCCTTTTCTGTCGATCGTTtagcaagaaattgatttttcttgctgAACGAAGTCGTTTTGGGTCATGCAGGCAGGTGAAACTTGTTAAACCTCATCGTTTTGAGCTTTTTATGCTGAATTAGGCCGCCCGCAAGCCACGCAGtggaaaaaatatcaaaattttgtcACATCAAATTTCCAGCACTCAAGATCAaagttgacacttaaataattatttttttgtttaagtgacatttaaatgatctaaagaaaaataaaattaatattgagATGAGCGTCGTACAtaaattttgacacttttagtgtacttctctctcctcccactCCTAGCAATAGATGCCATTGAGACATCGATGAGCTTTAACCAACCCTCGATGCCTTGATGCTGTTGAGATTGCGGCGAGCATCTAGATCTGGAGGTGCATCCTCCTTATCTAGAGACTCAACCCCTCCACTCCAGATCTAGAGGCAGCGAGATCCGGATCCATCGCCCTCAGCAAGCAGGTGGTTGCTGTTGCCCCATGATTTATTGCTTAACAAATCAATCTtccataaaaaagataaaatttatgaatcattCTTTAATGTCTCTgccattttccttattttaagcTATCTAACAAGTACATGTACTTCTCTTTTGTCTCAATTAAGTTATCATCCACTTgtttttaaattaatacaaGCATGAAATCCATattatttgtgtttttaattttatgagcTACTTTTACGGTTCTGCAATTGGCATGGATGCGTAGGGCATGCCCTCACATCCCCACTTAGCATTGAACGGTTGGACGTGCATCTTGTATCCGTTTATCACACCATAAATAAGTCttataacaaataaattttaatgagCTCGAGATATGTAATAAATTGAATCtgaatcataaaaaatgtttagatcATACGTAATTCCCACCTACATCTTATCAAATTCAACAGTCCAGATTTGGGATGTGAAATACTATGTAAAGTAAAAGTccattaggaaaatgatttgagTAATTTGTCATTGATCGAAAtatgccctctctctctctctctctctctctctctctctctctctctctctctctctctctctctctctctctctgcgcacaTGCGCTTGTGTGCTTCACCATCAAGCCGCAGTCAATTGAAGACCAAGCTTGATCGAACAGTTATGTGACTAATTCGATCAAATCTGAAGAGGACAAAGAGAGAGGCTACCTCATCGCAAGATCATGGAAAAAATGAGGTCTGACTCTTGATGTCGCAATTGAGCATAGGCTCACTATCAACTAGAAGCCAATGCTTGATTGAATTTGGGTGACGTTGCCGATGAAATTCTATTACGGTCATGTTGCCGACACTTGCGGCCATCATGTGTGTCCTTTAAGAATAAGTACACCAtaagtgctaaaagttgtgTGTCGGATAAGTACACCAGAAGTGCCAAAAGTCGTGTAcagcgctcactttagtgctaaaagttttttcgaatcacttaagtgccactttttcaAAAACACGATCATTTAAGTCCCAACTCCAGTTTTGATAGCTAGAAATCCAACGTAGctatgttttattaatttctcaatcttaCATAGTTTGTCGGCATACCTACTTAGCATATAACACCTAAACAATGTCGTCCGAAAGTtgtaaaaaatgatcatttaagtacaaaattttatttaaaatgatcatttaagtgccaaattttatttaaaatgatcatttaagtgctaaattttatttaaagtgattATTTCGGTGGTAGttgttatttaaaaatgatcactttagtgctaaGCATGCCATGTGGAAATGCCATATGGactggattttttaaaaatttgcaatattaattataaattacacGTAATCAATTTGGCCGAAATTTCTCGccattgacacttaagtgatcattttttctccgatttagcacttaagtgagctggcaaaaacttttggcactaaagtaaataccgtacacaacttttagcacttctagtgtacttatcAAGTATCCCCTACCTACTCTTTAGACCTCCTTTTTCATTGCCATGTCATTTAATGGAGATACAAAGTTGACAAACACATAAACAAGACAAGGTCAAAAAGGAAACATGGACCTATATTTGTTGCACTTCCCAGTGTGCTCATCACATTGTCTAATAATTTTTGTCAAGTCTTCCTACTCAATCAACCCTCTCATTCTTCACCATTAGCCACCGTCTCCGATAGTTATAGCCACTTGTTAGCACCGTCACTCCTCCACATCTCGCTATTATCTACGTCGTGTCATTCACGACCATCTTTGTTTTCTCTATTTGCAAACCAAAAACACTCTCTCCCTCActctgtctcttctctcacCACCAAATCTCTATAAGGTCTCGGCACCACCATTGATGACCTGATCTGGCCATGGCCTTTGAGATCTCACCTCAATCTTAATGGACAAGCAGATGGATGAGGCATCCCCAAATCTTGAGATGACCTTCTGATTTCGTCATTGTCGACAAAGTAATTGTAAATGATGAGGAGAGCTCAACACGAGGTCTTGAGACCAGCCAAAGGCATAAACTTGACATTCAGGTGAGCTCACATGTCCTTAtccaagagagggagagagatagcTACACGAAAGCAGAAATGACGATTGACATTGAAGCGataggggagagagagcgaaTGGAGCATGACATGACCCTTCATAGGCACCGGCATTGAATGGCGGAGCGAGGAAGGTCAAGATTGATGGTGGCACCAGACGCATGTCAATGACACAAGCCATGTGTGGTTGTGGGGGCTCGATAAGGGGGGAGAAAGAtggggagaagaagagagattggTGTTGGGATCTTGAGGAGTGATTGGGTAAGCTATAAAATCAAGAAGAGAGACTCGTGTTTTGATCTCGTGTTGGAGACAGCAAATAAGTAAACCAATGCATACAATGGATCTGCATCCAAGAGACATAAATAGTGATGGTGAAGGACATAAAATACAATGCCCTGGATCTAGTATAAAATAGGTAACACGATGGCAtaattggaaaaatgaaaatctatcATAAACTGATTCATAGCATGGTCGATCTAGGCTATATTAGAGCAATTTACCATAAAAGATATACTGCATTATTGACCAACTGTCGATGAAGTGTAACGTCTTACAATAGCATGCCATCAACAAGGTCAAGTTTGGCATTAAGATCAACAGTATCAGGGGGGCTATAGGCTTCATGGATTGAGATCAAAACAGGAACAATATAGCTATAATACCAGGTCAATATGTGAGGAAATATTGAATTGTGCATTGCTTTATTGAATCATGTTTTACATTATACGAATACTTATATCcagaaaaataaacacaaataGGAAGCAATCTAATGAAGAAATTAACTAACATAGGAATTAACGATAAAACCAGAATCAATTGAAACCAATTACAATCTGCAAAACATCACATAATCTTGAACATTACCTAACGATTgaaattcatcataacaatCAACATGTCCTTCcagaatttttctatcaaagtTTGAGGTTGAAATTGCTCTCGCAAGTTTGTTTGATAGattataaacttttcttttttttttacttttttggtcAATATAGTAGAGACAGTTGAGATAAGTGGCCTTGGCTATTTGTGTTAACAAAGCAATGGAAGGATGACCACATCCTATGgtaaatcaaaaaagaaaacagtgcTCTCCTGCAATTAGCTTACAATTAGCCAACAACTAGCTAACAATCATCACGTGTGCCCTTCCTCTAGTGGTATGGAGCATAAAAGTCGAAAGAGCAAGAGTACTTAAAATCTGCCAAAGCCATTTCAAGCAGTTGCAGATTACTTCTAATTTGCTAGTAATAATCTGCTTAAGTTGCTTTTATGCGCAACGTGTCATGcatccatattttccaaaactaGCTAATTCTAATACTAAAATCTAACAACATAATAAATGCCTATTTTTCCAAccaatttccatttttattttccggaattttttattttattattttcgtttTCTTATCTTATTCTTGGTCCCTCCTCTGAATCAAATTTTCACTGAGATACTCCGTGAATTTCAGTATTACCTCAGACGAAGCAATTGGTAACAAACATGCTCAATGATGAAGAAATCATCAACATACGAACAGCAACATCATGGGTAATTAGAATAACACTTAGATGAGCTTCAGATCAATTCAATCTACACCCAAAAGAGGTGACCAGTAAAGGAATGGTGATGACAGCCAGTTCAAGGCACAGCAACATGGTTATTCGTTGAAAAATCATCACCAATTCACCATAACAATCTCCTAAATCATCATGCTGAGGTAAGAGATCGTACTGATGTAGCTTCATCACTCGCCAGAGGGGTTTTGGTAGGAAGCAAATGTTAAGCAAACCCTACTAAAAACTTAGTTTCACAAATCGCAAGCCATTATTCCCCTAAAGCAATCAATAATTCCCCAAAGAACCGCGGctacttccttttttttggggaattagaaagatacaacacctcaagCTTTCTATATATTGATCACATCGTAATACCTACTCAGGATAGcaacggaagagagagagagacagagagagagagagagagaataggcaAAAGAAGGATTCACCTGTACTGAATTGATCTTTCCTCACCAAATTTACATGGATATACCCGTACTCAAACCTTTCAAGTTGAAAGCAATGTGGACACGGAAAGAGCAGGAGTTTCACCCAGTGATGGATAACTTCAATTTCGTCCTCGCAGGGCCTTGAAACATAGCAACAACAAAGATGTGAATGGCggacagaaaagaagaaacgcaTGTGATGAAGACAGCTAACTGCAGAGAGAAGGATAGAGAGTCCATAATTATTTTGAGAGACAAGCTCTCAGCAGCATATTCAGCGGGTTTCAGTAGACTCCACTGCTCATTCACAAGGGAGACATGTCCAGTAAACATAACATTGTAAGCACTAGCAGAAAGGATGACAAGTCTAATCCAACAAGAAGAAATTGACAAGTTTGATCCAACAATTAGCATATGAACAGCAGAATCAACACGGTTGCACTCAAATTTGGCAAACGCACTtcaatatttatttagtttCATATAGGACTCATGCGCAAGGATGGACAACAATCAATTTACAACGGGTTAAATGAGGACCGAAATATCTTTACAATCTCAAAGAATGAATAGCAAACAGAGAAGATGTTGGCATGGCACTGTGAAGATTTAGCTAAAACATACTCACTTATTTTACTCTTCACTCATTTACACATACATGCACAAGCACTCCCCAAGCAACTCactgctctctttttttcttctttcctcataatttttttatgttatttcaCGACAAAGAACTAATCCATCCAAGGTAAGACCTTCCAGGCTCTAAATAGATTCGAGAGTAAGACATCACTCCTATTTACCTCACTCAGAATTCACCAttccatgtattttgcatgacaAACGGTTCTACCTTCCAGACAAAATTGCATTATGATGCAAGCCAATAGTCACATCTGCCTCTTGAGAAATTTTCTATCCTATCATATCAATATGAAATCTTCCCCGGCCACTATAACAAATAGCAATCAGCGCAATTGAGAAATCCTCGATTAGCCCACACAACAGCTCAAAGGAAACTCACGAGTGTAATCAAATTCGCAAGTGCATAATTATTAAGCATTGTTAAAGCACATACCAAATCAAGACCACAACAACAATCAGCCCGAGCAAGAGAATACACAACCAGCGAGCATAATCTCAATCCGGTGAATATAATCCGTCAGATGCCAAAACCCTTGGGTATATGTAAGTCAACATGCTTTGCTCATCTAGATATTTGATTAACATGAATCTATACTTTGCATAATATCAGAATCAGAGAGAACATATATGGATGGATTTGAACAACAATTCAAGTAGTCATGCCATACGG
This Eucalyptus grandis isolate ANBG69807.140 chromosome 7, ASM1654582v1, whole genome shotgun sequence DNA region includes the following protein-coding sequences:
- the LOC104441540 gene encoding basic form of pathogenesis-related protein 1, whose translation is MNSLTIIISLVSISLFQPTHAQNTPQDYLNSHNAARQQVGMANMTWDNTLAAYAQSYANQRVSDCGLMHSNGPYGENLAKGTGTFTGTYAVSLWVTEKQNYNYNTNTYASGCDCLHYTQMVWCDSVRVGCAKVQCNNGWWYVVCNYDPPGNYEGELPY